The following are from one region of the Actinomyces sp. oral taxon 897 genome:
- a CDS encoding NAD kinase, producing MSIRRILLVQRDLNDQPVPPHRRGASVAGAVAQLGEICRSQGVELITQDELVTDLTQGASIDFVLVLGGDGTILRAAELAREQDVPLLGVNTGHVGFLAEADPEALEQVVAEVVAGRYTVEKRMTLRVEVEAPDGAVTRDWALNETALEKRDRARMLEVAIGVDGQAVSSFGCDALLISTPTGSTAYAFSAGGPVIWPEVEALLLVPVAAHALFTRPLVLGTHSTLEVVIKDAGFGAAEIWCDGRRWHAVPSGSTVRVTRATRPVRLARLNDAPFSQRLVRKFNLPVSGWRVPARGPRRGQGERTA from the coding sequence GTGAGCATCCGCCGTATCCTCCTGGTCCAGCGCGACCTCAACGACCAGCCGGTCCCGCCCCACCGGCGGGGCGCCTCCGTGGCCGGGGCCGTCGCCCAGCTGGGTGAGATCTGCCGCTCCCAGGGCGTGGAGCTGATCACCCAGGACGAGCTGGTCACCGACCTGACCCAGGGCGCCAGCATCGACTTCGTCCTGGTCCTGGGGGGTGACGGCACCATCCTGCGGGCCGCCGAGCTGGCGCGTGAGCAGGACGTCCCCCTCCTGGGGGTCAACACCGGTCACGTCGGCTTCCTGGCGGAGGCCGACCCCGAGGCCCTGGAGCAGGTGGTCGCCGAGGTCGTGGCCGGACGCTACACGGTGGAGAAGCGCATGACCCTGCGCGTGGAGGTCGAGGCCCCTGACGGCGCCGTCACCCGCGACTGGGCCCTCAACGAGACCGCGCTGGAGAAGCGTGACCGCGCACGCATGCTGGAGGTCGCTATCGGCGTGGACGGGCAGGCCGTCTCCTCCTTCGGCTGCGACGCCCTGCTCATCTCCACGCCCACCGGCTCGACCGCCTACGCCTTCAGTGCCGGCGGGCCGGTCATCTGGCCCGAGGTGGAGGCCCTGCTCCTGGTGCCGGTGGCGGCCCACGCCCTGTTCACCCGCCCCCTGGTGCTGGGTACCCACTCGACCCTGGAGGTCGTCATTAAGGACGCCGGGTTCGGCGCGGCCGAGATCTGGTGCGACGGGCGGCGCTGGCACGCGGTGCCCTCAGGATCCACCGTGCGCGTGACCCGCGCGACCCGGCCGGTGCGCCTGGCCCGGCTCAACGACGCCCCCTTCTCCCAGCGCCTGGTGCGCAAGTTCAACCTGCCCGTGTCGGGGTGGCGGGTCCCCGCCCGGGGGCCGCGCCGTGGTCAGGGGGAGAGGACAGCATGA
- a CDS encoding HAD-IIA family hydrolase, whose amino-acid sequence MSQVATRGTLPPGLLGSATPLATAYDVALLDLDGVCFAGDARVPYAAQGVGGARAAGMRLSFVTNNASRAPAQVVAKLGAHDIEGHPEEVFTAAMDAAAMLREHLPAGSLVLVVGGDGVRQALLDEGFRVTSTSDDDPAAVVQGWDPCVDWALLSEGLYAITKGALHVATNLDATLPTEKGFALGNGSLVAAIANASGRTPLAGGKPYPGIYERALARAGGVRPVAVGDRLNTDHVGARAASIPGLHVLTGVSTARDVVLAPPAERPAFLHTDLRGLLQPHPEPVRVVVDGDTWWQVGQELARVEADHLVLARAPRPGARQDLTGAAATLTLDAYRAAASAAWAHADEAGQEALSVPELTVGPPGP is encoded by the coding sequence ATGAGTCAGGTAGCCACCCGCGGTACGCTCCCGCCCGGGCTGCTCGGCTCCGCTACCCCCCTGGCCACCGCCTACGACGTTGCCCTGCTGGATCTCGACGGCGTCTGCTTCGCCGGCGACGCCAGGGTCCCCTACGCCGCCCAGGGCGTCGGCGGGGCCCGGGCCGCGGGCATGCGCCTGTCCTTCGTCACCAACAACGCCTCCCGGGCGCCCGCGCAGGTCGTGGCCAAACTGGGGGCCCACGACATTGAGGGCCACCCGGAGGAGGTCTTCACCGCCGCCATGGACGCCGCCGCCATGCTGCGCGAGCACCTGCCAGCTGGCTCCCTGGTCCTGGTGGTGGGAGGGGACGGGGTCCGCCAGGCCCTCCTGGACGAGGGCTTCCGGGTCACCAGCACCTCCGACGACGACCCCGCCGCCGTCGTCCAGGGCTGGGACCCCTGCGTGGACTGGGCGCTCCTGTCCGAGGGCCTGTACGCCATTACCAAGGGGGCCCTGCACGTGGCCACCAACCTCGACGCCACCCTGCCCACGGAGAAGGGCTTCGCCCTGGGCAACGGGAGCCTCGTGGCAGCCATTGCCAACGCCTCGGGCCGTACCCCGCTGGCCGGTGGCAAGCCCTACCCGGGCATCTACGAGCGCGCCCTGGCCCGCGCCGGAGGGGTACGGCCCGTGGCCGTGGGCGACCGCCTCAACACCGACCACGTGGGGGCCCGCGCCGCCTCCATCCCCGGCCTCCACGTCCTGACCGGGGTGTCCACCGCCCGTGACGTCGTCCTGGCCCCGCCCGCCGAGCGCCCCGCCTTCCTGCACACCGACCTGCGCGGTCTCCTCCAGCCCCACCCCGAGCCGGTGCGCGTGGTCGTGGACGGTGACACGTGGTGGCAGGTCGGCCAGGAGCTGGCCCGCGTGGAGGCCGACCACCTGGTTCTGGCCCGTGCCCCGCGTCCCGGGGCCCGCCAGGACCTGACCGGGGCCGCCGCCACCCTGACCCTGGACGCCTACCGGGCCGCCGCCAGCGCCGCCTGGGCCCACGCGGACGAGGCGGGGCAGGAGGCCCTGAGCGTGCCCGAGCTGACGGTGGGCCCCCCAGGACCATGA
- a CDS encoding copper transporter: MIDFRYHLVSLISVFLALAVGVVLGAGPLQNSLGTALNDQVTALRADRNAIQARLEATETAVNERDSYIEAAAAAYLPGTLEGRDVVLAVLPGTEGKDLDALSANIKTAGGRVVGRVSLTSAWVDSSRETFRSTYAGQFVGYLSNATSADGNRVLGQGLGKALTASDSNAITLMDLLTASDTPLVTVDAKPSGPASMVAVVGPRGAGAGGSAGATPTSGQDPSAWAGVFTGLAQEATTVVVGSADSSTDLVATLRSAGASVTTIDSVGQATAAVSTPLALAATAAGTTGAYGFDSGAESVMPPVKK, encoded by the coding sequence ATGATCGACTTCCGCTACCACCTGGTCTCCCTGATCTCCGTGTTCCTGGCCCTCGCCGTCGGCGTGGTCCTGGGGGCGGGACCGCTCCAGAACTCCCTGGGCACCGCCCTCAACGACCAGGTCACGGCCCTGCGCGCGGACCGCAACGCGATCCAGGCCCGGCTCGAGGCCACCGAGACCGCCGTCAACGAGCGCGACTCCTACATCGAGGCCGCGGCGGCCGCCTACCTGCCGGGCACCCTGGAGGGGCGTGACGTGGTCCTGGCGGTCCTGCCCGGGACCGAGGGCAAGGACCTGGACGCGCTCAGCGCGAACATCAAGACCGCCGGCGGCAGGGTGGTGGGGCGCGTGAGCCTGACCAGCGCCTGGGTGGACTCCTCCCGTGAGACCTTCCGCTCCACCTACGCCGGGCAGTTCGTCGGCTACCTGAGCAACGCCACCTCCGCGGACGGCAACCGGGTCCTGGGTCAGGGCCTGGGCAAGGCCCTGACGGCGTCCGACTCCAACGCGATCACGCTCATGGACCTGCTCACCGCCTCCGACACCCCGCTGGTGACCGTGGACGCCAAGCCCTCCGGCCCGGCCAGCATGGTGGCGGTGGTCGGGCCGCGCGGGGCGGGTGCCGGCGGCTCGGCGGGTGCGACGCCCACCTCGGGGCAGGACCCGAGTGCCTGGGCGGGGGTCTTCACCGGGCTGGCTCAGGAGGCCACCACCGTGGTGGTGGGCAGCGCGGACAGCAGCACCGACCTGGTGGCCACCCTGCGCTCCGCGGGCGCCTCGGTGACCACCATCGACTCCGTGGGGCAGGCCACGGCCGCCGTCAGCACGCCGCTGGCCCTGGCCGCCACCGCCGCGGGGACCACGGGCGCCTACGGCTTTGACTCCGGCGCCGAGAGCGTCATGCCGCCGGTGAAGAAGTAG
- a CDS encoding TlyA family RNA methyltransferase, translating to MARLIRIDSELVRRGLARSRTQAAQMVTDGHVTLDGVVVTKPARQVDPAQALEIRVPDDGYVSRGAHKLAGALDALGSRGLAPTVRGRRCLDAGASTGGFTDVLLRRGAAHVTAVDVGYGQLAWSLQCDPRVTQLDRTNVRTLDPAAVAPAPALVVGDLSFISLTLVLGPLLRAAAPDADLLLMVKPQFEVGRERLGHGGVVRDPALHVETVLVVADHAHRLGVGIDAVTASPLPGPAGNVEYFVNMHAGQAGSSGDLTGDALTQETRRAVAQGPAGAGGRRGRV from the coding sequence GTGGCCCGACTCATTCGCATTGACTCCGAGCTCGTGCGCCGCGGGCTGGCCCGCTCACGTACCCAGGCCGCCCAGATGGTCACCGACGGGCACGTCACCCTCGACGGCGTCGTGGTCACCAAGCCCGCCCGACAGGTCGACCCCGCCCAGGCCCTGGAGATCCGCGTCCCCGACGACGGGTACGTCTCCCGCGGCGCCCACAAGCTCGCCGGGGCCCTGGACGCCCTGGGCTCCCGTGGCCTGGCGCCCACCGTGCGCGGGCGGCGCTGCCTGGACGCGGGGGCCTCCACGGGGGGCTTTACCGACGTGCTCCTGCGCCGTGGGGCCGCCCACGTGACCGCCGTGGACGTGGGCTACGGGCAGCTGGCCTGGTCCCTCCAGTGTGACCCGCGGGTCACCCAGCTGGACCGGACCAACGTGCGCACCCTCGACCCGGCCGCGGTGGCCCCCGCCCCCGCCCTGGTGGTGGGGGACCTGTCCTTTATCTCCCTGACCCTGGTCCTGGGCCCCCTGCTGCGGGCCGCCGCCCCCGACGCCGACCTGCTGCTCATGGTCAAGCCCCAGTTCGAGGTCGGCCGGGAGCGCCTGGGGCACGGGGGCGTGGTACGGGACCCCGCCCTCCACGTCGAGACCGTCCTGGTCGTCGCCGACCACGCCCACCGCCTGGGGGTGGGGATCGACGCGGTGACCGCCTCCCCCCTGCCCGGGCCCGCCGGCAACGTCGAGTACTTTGTGAACATGCACGCAGGCCAGGCAGGATCCTCCGGCGACCTCACCGGAGACGCCCTCACCCAGGAGACCCGTCGCGCCGTGGCCCAGGGGCCCGCGGGCGCCGGAGGCCGCAGGGGGCGCGTGTGA
- the steA gene encoding putative cytokinetic ring protein SteA, with amino-acid sequence MRNPFRRQEASTQERPSGAVRVDARTKKLTKRLRPGEIAVIDHTDLDRVSAEALVECQPVAVLNASPSVSGRYPNLGPGILLEAGIPLVDDLGPDIMRLREGQEVTVDGAQVIRKGEILAEGVAQTRQSVDEAMQAAKAGLALQLEAFAANTMEYMKAERDLLLNGVGMPDIDTSMNGRHVLVVVRGYSYKEDLAALRPYIREYKPVIIGVDGGADAVLEAGLKPQIIVGDMDSVSDKALACGAEVVVHAYRDGRAPGLGRVQDLGVDHKVFAATGTSEDIAMLMADEAGAELIVAVGTHATLLEFLDKGRAGMSSTFLTRLRVGSRLVDAKGVSRLYRTRISSWQLFLLALAGLVALVVALMATPAGQTFLGLSGAVGDDIINFFRSLVGLAPSQPSL; translated from the coding sequence GTGAGGAACCCCTTCCGCCGTCAGGAGGCGTCGACCCAGGAGCGGCCCAGTGGTGCCGTCCGGGTGGACGCGCGCACCAAGAAGCTCACCAAGAGGCTGCGTCCGGGTGAGATCGCCGTGATCGACCACACGGACCTGGACCGCGTCTCCGCGGAGGCGCTCGTGGAGTGCCAGCCCGTGGCCGTCCTCAACGCCTCGCCGTCGGTCTCCGGCCGCTACCCCAACCTGGGGCCGGGCATCCTCCTGGAGGCGGGCATCCCGCTCGTGGACGACCTCGGGCCGGACATTATGCGCCTGCGCGAGGGCCAGGAGGTCACGGTCGACGGCGCCCAGGTCATCCGCAAGGGCGAGATCCTCGCCGAGGGCGTGGCCCAGACCCGGCAGAGCGTGGACGAGGCCATGCAGGCCGCCAAGGCCGGGCTGGCCCTCCAGCTGGAGGCCTTCGCCGCCAACACCATGGAGTACATGAAGGCCGAGCGTGACCTGCTCCTCAACGGGGTGGGCATGCCCGACATCGACACCTCCATGAACGGCCGGCACGTCCTGGTGGTGGTGCGCGGCTACTCCTACAAGGAGGACCTGGCCGCCCTCAGGCCCTACATCCGCGAGTACAAGCCCGTCATTATCGGTGTCGACGGCGGGGCGGACGCGGTCCTGGAGGCCGGTCTCAAGCCTCAGATCATCGTGGGGGACATGGACTCCGTCTCCGACAAGGCCCTGGCCTGCGGGGCCGAGGTGGTGGTCCACGCCTACCGTGACGGGCGCGCCCCCGGGCTGGGGCGCGTGCAGGACCTGGGGGTGGACCACAAGGTCTTCGCCGCCACGGGCACCAGCGAGGACATCGCCATGCTCATGGCGGACGAGGCCGGTGCCGAGCTCATTGTGGCGGTCGGGACGCACGCCACCCTCCTGGAGTTCCTGGACAAGGGCAGGGCGGGCATGAGCTCGACCTTCCTGACCCGGCTGCGGGTGGGCAGCCGTCTCGTCGACGCCAAGGGCGTCTCACGTCTGTACCGCACCAGGATCTCGAGCTGGCAGCTCTTCCTCCTGGCACTGGCGGGCCTGGTGGCCCTCGTGGTGGCCCTCATGGCCACGCCGGCGGGCCAGACCTTCCTCGGGCTCTCAGGCGCCGTCGGGGACGACATCATCAACTTCTTCCGCTCTCTCGTGGGCCTGGCACCCAGCCAGCCCTCGCTGTAA
- the recN gene encoding DNA repair protein RecN → MIESVHIEDLGVIQEADLAFGPGLTALTGETGAGKTLVLTSLGLLLGQRSESTVVRPGASRALVEGTFVLTSGGRAADRAVQAGAELDGDLLIASRTVPAQGRSRAHLGGRSVPSAVLAEVGSGLVSVHGQADQLRLRSSAAQRAALDQLGGAEHARRCRDYATAFRAWREAAAALARWQEGAAGRAAEAERLRAWLEELEQLDPRPGEDAALEAEAARLDHAEDLRRAVSRARGALSADEASQTVLEPDVVALAAGAERALDTAAGLDPALGDLAAQVRQIGILAADAASELGDYLASLDADPVRLSWVQDRRSALRSACQRIGGPQELEDVDALLAWGRQASARLDQLDGPQDAGSRLRADLTGARQELEQAAADLTGARQELAEQLEAAVTAELEGLQMRGARLVVELTPLAEPGPTGAETVALLLAAHPGAPALPLGKGASGGELSRIMLALEVVLAQSETDPQEAGRGGPAHGRTFVFDEVDAGVGGRAALEVGRRLARLARSHQVVVVTHLAQVAAWASTQLVVLKEVDAARDGAPTTSTRVVPVTGQDRVRELARMLSGHEDSEAALRHAAELLAEAGVAESLT, encoded by the coding sequence ATGATCGAGTCCGTCCACATTGAGGACCTGGGCGTCATCCAGGAGGCGGACCTGGCGTTCGGGCCGGGGCTGACCGCCCTGACCGGGGAGACCGGCGCCGGCAAGACACTGGTCCTGACCTCCCTGGGCCTCCTGCTGGGACAGCGCTCAGAGAGCACGGTGGTGCGTCCGGGGGCCTCCCGCGCCCTGGTGGAGGGGACCTTCGTCCTGACCTCCGGGGGCCGTGCCGCCGACCGGGCCGTCCAGGCCGGTGCCGAGCTGGACGGGGACCTCCTCATCGCCTCACGCACCGTGCCCGCCCAGGGGCGCTCACGCGCCCACCTGGGAGGGCGCTCGGTGCCGTCGGCCGTCCTGGCGGAGGTGGGCTCCGGCCTCGTGTCCGTCCACGGCCAGGCCGACCAGCTGCGGCTGCGCTCCTCCGCGGCCCAGCGTGCCGCCCTGGACCAGCTGGGGGGCGCGGAGCACGCCCGGCGCTGCCGGGACTACGCCACGGCCTTCCGGGCCTGGCGGGAGGCCGCCGCCGCCCTGGCACGGTGGCAGGAGGGGGCGGCTGGCCGGGCGGCGGAGGCCGAGCGCCTGCGTGCCTGGCTGGAGGAGCTGGAGCAGCTCGACCCCCGCCCGGGGGAGGACGCCGCCCTGGAGGCGGAGGCCGCCCGCCTGGACCACGCCGAGGACCTGCGCCGGGCCGTCAGCCGGGCACGCGGCGCCCTGAGCGCGGACGAGGCCTCCCAGACGGTCCTGGAGCCCGACGTCGTCGCCCTGGCCGCCGGTGCCGAGCGGGCCCTGGACACCGCGGCCGGCCTGGATCCTGCCCTGGGGGACCTGGCCGCCCAGGTACGCCAGATCGGGATCCTCGCCGCCGACGCCGCCAGCGAGCTGGGCGACTACCTGGCCTCCCTGGACGCCGACCCGGTGCGCCTGTCCTGGGTCCAGGACCGCCGTAGCGCCTTAAGGAGCGCCTGCCAGCGGATCGGCGGGCCCCAGGAGCTGGAGGACGTGGACGCCCTGCTGGCCTGGGGGCGGCAGGCCAGCGCCCGCCTGGACCAGCTCGACGGCCCGCAGGACGCCGGGAGCCGGCTGCGCGCCGACCTGACCGGGGCCCGCCAGGAGCTGGAGCAGGCCGCCGCCGACCTGACCGGGGCCCGCCAGGAGCTGGCCGAGCAGCTGGAGGCGGCCGTCACCGCCGAGCTGGAGGGCCTTCAGATGCGCGGGGCTCGCCTGGTCGTCGAGCTCACGCCCCTGGCCGAGCCCGGGCCCACCGGCGCCGAGACGGTCGCCCTGCTGCTGGCCGCCCACCCCGGCGCCCCGGCCCTGCCCCTGGGCAAGGGGGCCTCGGGCGGTGAGCTCAGCCGGATCATGCTGGCCCTGGAGGTCGTCCTGGCCCAGAGTGAGACGGACCCTCAGGAGGCGGGGCGCGGGGGCCCGGCTCACGGCCGCACCTTCGTCTTCGACGAGGTCGACGCCGGTGTCGGCGGCCGGGCGGCCCTGGAGGTGGGGCGGCGCCTGGCCCGCCTGGCGCGCAGCCACCAGGTGGTCGTCGTCACGCACCTGGCCCAGGTCGCAGCCTGGGCCTCCACCCAGCTCGTGGTCCTCAAGGAGGTGGACGCCGCCCGGGACGGGGCGCCCACCACCTCCACCCGGGTCGTCCCGGTGACCGGGCAGGACCGCGTGCGCGAGCTCGCCCGCATGCTCTCAGGCCACGAGGACTCCGAGGCCGCCCTGCGCCACGCCGCTGAGCTCCTGGCTGAGGCGGGCGTGGCAGAATCCCTGACGTGA
- the tyrS gene encoding tyrosine--tRNA ligase, which yields MTDILDELQWRGLIAQHTDIDALRAALAEGPVTFYCGFDPTAPSLHHGHLVAVKVMRHLQLAGHHPLALVGGATGLIGDPRARGERSLNTKDVVASWARSLQAQLERLLDFDGDNPARIVNNLDWTQAMSAIDFLRDLGKHFRMGTMLSKDVVARRLASEEGISYTEFSYQVLQANDYLELYRRHGCTLEVGGNDQWGNLVGGMDLIHKVEGASVHVMTNPLITKADGTKFGKTEGGAVWLNPKMLNPYAFYQFWLQTDDADVVRFLKIFTFLGREEIERLEAATADNPRARQAQRALAQEVTAWVHGAEALAQAQAATAALWGRGDLRELSAGTLAAATVSLPATELVVGESTVVDLLVGAGLERGRNAARKTVAAGGAYLNNVKVTDQEATVGADDLLAGGVVLVRKGRRTLAVARTA from the coding sequence GTGACAGACATCCTGGACGAACTGCAGTGGCGTGGGCTTATCGCCCAGCACACCGATATTGACGCGCTGCGCGCGGCCCTGGCCGAGGGCCCGGTCACCTTCTACTGCGGCTTTGACCCCACGGCCCCGAGCCTCCACCACGGCCACCTCGTGGCGGTCAAGGTCATGCGCCACCTCCAACTGGCAGGGCACCACCCACTGGCGCTGGTGGGGGGCGCCACCGGCCTCATTGGCGACCCGCGCGCCAGGGGGGAGCGCTCCCTGAACACCAAGGACGTCGTGGCCTCCTGGGCCCGGTCGCTCCAGGCCCAGCTGGAGAGGCTCCTGGACTTCGACGGCGACAACCCCGCGCGCATTGTCAACAACCTGGACTGGACCCAGGCGATGAGCGCCATCGACTTCCTGCGCGACCTGGGCAAGCACTTCCGCATGGGTACCATGCTCTCCAAGGACGTCGTCGCCCGGCGCCTGGCCAGCGAGGAGGGCATCTCCTACACCGAGTTCAGCTACCAGGTCCTCCAGGCCAACGACTATCTGGAGCTCTACCGGCGCCACGGCTGCACCCTGGAGGTGGGCGGGAACGACCAGTGGGGCAACCTCGTGGGCGGCATGGACCTCATCCACAAGGTCGAGGGCGCCTCGGTCCACGTCATGACCAACCCGCTGATCACCAAGGCCGACGGCACCAAGTTCGGCAAGACCGAGGGCGGGGCCGTGTGGCTCAACCCCAAGATGCTCAACCCCTACGCCTTCTACCAGTTCTGGCTGCAGACCGACGACGCCGACGTGGTGCGCTTCCTGAAGATCTTCACCTTCCTGGGGCGTGAGGAGATCGAGCGGCTCGAGGCGGCCACGGCCGACAACCCCAGGGCGCGCCAGGCCCAGCGGGCCCTGGCCCAGGAGGTCACGGCCTGGGTGCACGGGGCCGAGGCCCTGGCCCAGGCCCAGGCGGCCACGGCGGCCCTGTGGGGGCGCGGGGACCTGCGCGAGCTGAGCGCCGGGACCCTGGCGGCGGCCACCGTCTCCCTGCCCGCCACCGAGCTCGTGGTGGGGGAGTCCACCGTGGTGGACCTGCTGGTGGGTGCGGGCCTGGAGAGGGGGCGCAACGCCGCCCGCAAGACCGTGGCCGCGGGCGGCGCCTACCTCAACAATGTCAAGGTGACCGACCAGGAGGCGACGGTGGGCGCGGACGACCTGCTGGCCGGGGGAGTGGTGCTGGTGCGCAAGGGCCGACGCACCCTCGCCGTGGCACGGACCGCCTGA